One part of the Clostridium thermosuccinogenes genome encodes these proteins:
- a CDS encoding fibronectin type III domain-containing protein, giving the protein MRISKRGISVLLSIFLFLSMGMETLLYAKQYDEVPLPPKNIKLNGNNAVGYNQEDGYYADIKWENQYDKSQDANTDDFVGEYFNFYLQEIRETDTVRYQYYEKNILNLNNTMTSYRLKKLKSGTVYYVDMTTYHNHKDSEDNIYSSGPSEPSLRYKFLTKINLKVDAVSSNEIKIVWDDVWDENESGVRERINYKLYISQDRSKILDVSPIYIKKEQIGEGKAIRVNSDGDLEYTHKFNGDVKNVAGRVYYVKIVPDVSNEAFLQASTDIVPASTYINARVYKTAVTDEGSIWRLEWDSIGNSITYRIDKIIDGVAKPYIHEVTTTNCDLVIPSNEKESIFIIRANVDSTTPVPIVSREIVISDDILSPIELVPAPEFVDELASGEARITYPELLNPDNATILWRAPRKGDGSLYENLEYDMWLVRYDQAEDDSSVLPVNITIKEENHVIDTNGQIVGYKYKINDLEPNTMYYVKMAAKSPDKDAAGNTVYSPVSVRIVVTPSYGNTGERPVAPGEIIPLYPTEGDMFDDTNTIKVQLNTSWYEKYVDAGDGTGYWVPVGEDYDPVVNPPDGVYYRKVNYLPEVQFDLYYVEYSEWVGKNYGDADYEQLIELEKTTNKVPPENFSKVNNIVKATIEGLESNTAYVLWARAKYGDDLVSDPSTPVVVTTDPIIIPGIETPVVPVFNYSYAGDNYVEIGWNFNFTDGYSYRIKYGTVEDINKAEEIDEPVTKETYKNGYYRIDGLNQNTLYHFWIKAVYTNAEGQTVESGWSDALSIRTKPFIPPETPKGFGIKNDAGAITETSLTFEWLQEEGLEYVLEVADNIDYKNAVEYNAGSSSEYKVEGLISYRRYYVRLYAYDPEKDLRSQPTQSIIVRTKRSKDDYDSDQDQDVKEIKLDEIIIKDPAAIDGVWNVKITGSNAEKFIEYIVSDKKLDFILDLTKPPAKTSKVSILMSSKIFDALTELGENFIVKLKDFRFVIRPGTLDKTLAGPELGKLSSYNYRIFVTLSADTYGSNAASLIFKAKAADIEFSAMNGSSPVPVAALKKPLKAEIPYSERDWYKEGKTSAFVYSPEKGLWEKQDTYNLFDSEKDEGYIGFEMSKVGKFAAADTYGGYYTDIGGHMFEEAISNVSSVHELKSIKGRKFEPDKECTIGDAVKFMLDAMDYNYGNDYMNIAVKSGLISRSDVNSANVKCTREKAIAMVVRLYELKTGTVARTEYKSYTIFNDMDKVDPGLVEKVSFAAENGIAIGKTGKNLMPDSIITRGEIMGLLERMMMLSGEI; this is encoded by the coding sequence ATGAGGATATCAAAAAGAGGGATAAGTGTCTTATTGTCAATATTTCTGTTTTTGTCTATGGGGATGGAAACGCTTCTTTATGCAAAACAGTATGATGAAGTGCCTCTTCCTCCTAAAAACATAAAGCTGAATGGTAATAATGCCGTCGGCTATAATCAGGAAGATGGTTACTATGCGGATATCAAGTGGGAGAATCAGTACGACAAGTCCCAGGACGCTAATACTGATGACTTTGTAGGAGAATATTTTAACTTCTACCTTCAGGAGATAAGAGAGACGGATACGGTGCGGTACCAGTATTATGAAAAGAACATTTTAAATTTAAATAACACTATGACTTCCTACAGGCTTAAAAAGCTAAAATCGGGTACCGTTTACTATGTTGATATGACCACATACCATAACCACAAGGACAGCGAGGATAATATATACTCCAGCGGACCATCGGAGCCGTCCCTCCGGTATAAGTTCCTGACCAAAATCAACCTTAAAGTGGATGCGGTGAGCTCCAATGAAATTAAAATCGTTTGGGATGATGTATGGGATGAAAATGAATCAGGGGTAAGAGAGCGCATCAACTACAAGCTGTACATATCCCAGGATAGAAGCAAAATCCTTGATGTGTCGCCCATATACATAAAAAAGGAGCAGATCGGAGAAGGCAAGGCTATAAGGGTCAATTCGGACGGTGATCTGGAATATACCCACAAATTCAATGGCGACGTAAAGAACGTAGCCGGTAGGGTGTATTATGTGAAAATCGTGCCGGATGTAAGCAATGAGGCGTTTTTGCAGGCGTCCACCGACATAGTGCCTGCGAGCACATATATAAATGCCAGGGTTTATAAGACTGCCGTTACCGATGAAGGAAGCATATGGAGGCTGGAATGGGACTCTATCGGCAACAGCATAACCTACAGGATAGACAAGATAATCGACGGGGTTGCAAAACCATATATACATGAAGTGACCACAACCAACTGTGATCTTGTTATACCGTCGAATGAAAAGGAAAGCATATTTATCATCAGAGCCAATGTGGACAGTACGACTCCTGTACCAATAGTATCAAGGGAGATAGTGATAAGCGACGATATCCTTTCTCCTATTGAGCTGGTTCCGGCTCCCGAATTTGTTGACGAACTGGCTTCCGGAGAGGCGAGGATCACATATCCGGAACTCCTCAATCCCGACAACGCTACCATCCTCTGGCGTGCTCCTAGAAAAGGGGACGGCAGCTTGTATGAGAATCTGGAGTATGATATGTGGCTTGTCAGGTATGACCAAGCGGAAGATGACAGCTCGGTTTTGCCTGTAAACATAACCATTAAGGAAGAAAACCATGTTATAGATACCAATGGCCAGATCGTAGGCTATAAATATAAAATCAACGATCTTGAACCCAATACCATGTATTATGTAAAGATGGCTGCCAAAAGCCCCGACAAGGATGCGGCAGGAAATACGGTATATTCCCCGGTGTCTGTTCGCATTGTCGTAACACCGTCCTACGGGAATACTGGTGAAAGGCCTGTGGCTCCAGGGGAAATCATACCTCTGTATCCAACCGAAGGAGATATGTTTGATGACACCAACACCATAAAAGTCCAGCTTAACACCTCCTGGTATGAAAAATATGTGGATGCAGGGGACGGCACAGGATACTGGGTTCCGGTAGGAGAGGATTATGATCCTGTAGTCAATCCTCCCGATGGGGTTTATTATCGCAAGGTTAACTATTTGCCCGAAGTGCAGTTCGATTTGTATTATGTTGAGTACAGCGAATGGGTGGGAAAAAATTATGGAGATGCCGATTACGAACAGCTGATTGAGCTGGAGAAGACCACGAACAAGGTTCCTCCTGAGAATTTCTCCAAAGTCAATAACATTGTCAAAGCTACGATTGAAGGACTGGAAAGCAATACTGCGTATGTTTTATGGGCCAGGGCAAAATATGGGGATGATCTTGTTTCAGATCCTTCCACTCCTGTGGTGGTGACTACCGACCCAATTATCATACCCGGGATTGAAACCCCTGTTGTTCCTGTGTTCAATTATTCCTATGCGGGGGATAATTATGTTGAAATCGGGTGGAATTTCAACTTCACCGATGGATACAGCTATCGTATAAAATATGGAACTGTTGAGGATATCAACAAGGCTGAAGAAATTGACGAGCCTGTAACGAAAGAGACCTATAAAAATGGCTATTACAGAATCGACGGACTTAACCAGAATACCTTGTACCATTTTTGGATAAAAGCAGTATATACCAATGCGGAAGGGCAAACGGTGGAATCAGGATGGAGCGATGCTCTGTCAATAAGAACCAAGCCTTTTATTCCGCCGGAAACCCCTAAAGGTTTTGGTATTAAAAATGATGCCGGAGCAATAACCGAAACCAGCTTAACTTTTGAATGGCTCCAGGAAGAAGGATTGGAGTATGTGCTGGAAGTGGCGGACAACATTGATTACAAGAATGCTGTGGAATATAATGCCGGAAGCAGCTCCGAATATAAAGTCGAAGGGCTTATTTCCTATCGCAGGTATTATGTGAGGCTGTACGCTTATGATCCGGAAAAGGATCTCAGGTCACAGCCGACTCAAAGTATCATTGTAAGGACTAAAAGGAGTAAAGATGATTACGACTCCGATCAGGATCAGGACGTGAAGGAAATAAAGCTGGATGAAATAATTATCAAGGATCCCGCAGCAATTGATGGCGTGTGGAATGTCAAAATAACCGGAAGTAATGCGGAGAAATTCATTGAATATATCGTATCCGACAAAAAGCTGGATTTTATTCTGGATTTGACGAAGCCACCGGCAAAAACGTCAAAAGTCAGCATCCTGATGTCCAGCAAAATATTTGATGCTCTGACGGAACTGGGGGAAAACTTCATAGTTAAATTGAAAGATTTCCGATTTGTCATAAGGCCGGGAACGCTTGATAAGACGCTGGCGGGACCTGAGCTGGGCAAGCTTTCGTCCTATAACTATCGTATATTTGTTACTCTTTCGGCGGATACTTACGGGAGCAATGCCGCAAGCCTCATATTCAAGGCAAAAGCTGCGGATATTGAATTTAGTGCGATGAACGGCAGCAGCCCTGTACCTGTAGCAGCCCTGAAAAAACCGCTCAAGGCGGAAATACCTTATTCGGAAAGGGATTGGTATAAAGAAGGGAAAACATCGGCATTTGTGTACAGCCCGGAAAAGGGTCTCTGGGAAAAGCAAGATACATACAATCTGTTTGACAGCGAAAAGGACGAAGGATATATAGGCTTTGAGATGTCAAAGGTCGGAAAATTTGCAGCAGCGGATACTTATGGTGGCTATTACACCGATATCGGCGGGCATATGTTTGAAGAGGCCATAAGCAATGTATCTTCCGTGCATGAGCTTAAGAGCATAAAGGGCAGAAAATTTGAACCGGATAAAGAATGCACCATTGGTGATGCCGTGAAATTTATGCTGGATGCCATGGACTACAATTATGGCAATGATTATATGAATATAGCAGTCAAGTCCGGCCTTATAAGCAGATCCGATGTTAACAGCGCCAATGTGAAGTGCACAAGGGAAAAGGCAATAGCGATGGTTGTAAGGCTTTATGAGCTGAAGACAGGTACTGTAGCCCGTACCGAGTATAAGAGTTATACAATATTTAATGATATGGATAAGGTTGATCCCGGATTGGTTGAAAAGGTCAGCTTTGCTGCAGAAAATGGAATAGCAATCGGAAAAACGGGCAAAAATCTTATGCCGGATAGCATAATCACCCGAGGGGAAATTATGGGATTGCTGGAGAGGATGATGATGCTTTCCGGAGAGATATAA
- the murA gene encoding UDP-N-acetylglucosamine 1-carboxyvinyltransferase, with the protein MPKYIITEGSPLKGRIKVSGAKNSVLPIIAASLLADEQGVIEEVPYLNDVKVMCDLLGELGAEVKFIDNNEKLVINPEGLYNETAPYELVNKMRASFLIMGPLLAKLGVAKIPLPGGCAIGSRPVDLHLKGFSAMGAEIIQKHGYIEAKTRGKLKGNKVYLDFPSVGATENIMMAATLAEGQTIIENAAIEPEIVDLATYLTAMGADIKGAGTDTIKINGVSSLKGVSHAIIPDRIEAGTYMVAAAITGGDVVVENVVPDHLKPITAKLREAGVVVIEEPTSIHIAGRNCLKSVDIKTHPYPGFPTDMQSQMTSLMCTAEGTSIIIETIFENRFMYVNELKRMGANIKIEGRSAVVEGKPKLLGARVKATDLRAGAALILAGLAAEGVTEITDIEHIERGYVNIDGKLRSLGVNIVRSDDD; encoded by the coding sequence GTGCCCAAATATATTATCACTGAGGGATCACCTCTAAAAGGGAGAATAAAGGTCAGCGGAGCAAAAAATTCTGTATTGCCTATTATTGCAGCTTCGTTGCTGGCAGATGAGCAAGGCGTTATTGAAGAAGTTCCATACTTGAATGATGTAAAAGTGATGTGTGACTTGCTGGGAGAATTGGGGGCAGAAGTCAAGTTTATTGACAACAATGAAAAATTGGTGATCAACCCGGAAGGTTTATATAATGAAACAGCACCCTATGAGCTCGTGAACAAGATGCGAGCATCTTTTCTAATCATGGGGCCCTTGCTGGCAAAGCTGGGTGTAGCCAAAATACCACTCCCCGGAGGCTGTGCCATAGGCTCAAGACCGGTGGATTTGCATTTGAAGGGGTTTTCAGCCATGGGTGCTGAGATAATCCAGAAGCATGGCTATATTGAAGCAAAGACCAGGGGCAAATTGAAAGGCAATAAGGTTTATCTGGATTTTCCCAGTGTAGGTGCGACCGAGAATATCATGATGGCAGCAACCCTTGCAGAAGGCCAGACAATCATAGAAAATGCGGCAATAGAACCTGAAATAGTTGACCTTGCCACTTATTTGACGGCTATGGGCGCTGATATAAAAGGGGCAGGCACGGATACGATCAAAATAAACGGAGTTAGTTCCCTTAAAGGGGTAAGCCACGCAATCATCCCGGACAGGATAGAAGCAGGCACTTATATGGTAGCTGCGGCCATCACCGGTGGCGATGTTGTTGTGGAAAACGTAGTTCCGGATCACTTAAAGCCGATCACAGCAAAGCTCAGAGAAGCAGGAGTTGTGGTCATTGAAGAGCCGACCAGCATACATATAGCCGGCAGGAATTGCTTGAAGTCGGTAGATATAAAAACTCATCCATACCCAGGATTTCCGACAGACATGCAATCCCAGATGACCTCGCTGATGTGCACAGCGGAAGGGACCAGCATTATAATAGAGACAATTTTCGAGAACCGGTTTATGTATGTTAATGAATTGAAAAGGATGGGTGCCAATATCAAGATAGAAGGAAGAAGCGCTGTTGTAGAAGGCAAGCCCAAACTCCTGGGCGCCCGGGTTAAGGCTACAGATTTGAGGGCAGGTGCGGCATTGATATTGGCAGGCCTGGCTGCGGAAGGCGTCACGGAAATAACGGATATTGAGCATATAGAGAGAGGCTATGTAAACATAGATGGTAAATTGAGATCTCTGGGAGTCAACATAGTGAGATCCGATGATGACTAA
- a CDS encoding YwmB family TATA-box binding protein, with amino-acid sequence MNSYNNLGAEFVSSEIYIWGRIEENQHNISDLRAMAGDIFNKMGIRENSEFAEISDEDEGGRRFEMKGTTDDGIDACISIKTGAGRDEGSESILSVSVKNYATCSSMEEAANIIKDAFENYHIKPVINTIITGSFPGRLDKNQEDDVLRRVIKSTGAKKIEGVRDKNLLSVSAYSPFIKESVKVKGKDVNLNLAIRYNSYESKTYIWLAAPVITTEY; translated from the coding sequence ATGAATAGTTATAATAATTTAGGTGCTGAGTTTGTTAGCAGTGAAATCTACATATGGGGGAGGATAGAGGAAAACCAACATAATATAAGCGATTTGCGGGCAATGGCAGGAGATATTTTCAATAAGATGGGAATACGTGAAAACAGTGAGTTTGCGGAAATATCTGACGAAGATGAAGGTGGTCGTAGGTTTGAGATGAAAGGAACGACGGATGACGGGATTGATGCATGCATCAGCATTAAGACCGGCGCCGGACGGGATGAGGGTAGCGAAAGCATCCTTTCGGTGAGCGTTAAGAATTATGCAACCTGTTCGTCAATGGAAGAGGCGGCCAACATAATAAAGGATGCCTTTGAAAATTATCATATCAAACCTGTGATAAATACCATCATTACAGGAAGTTTCCCCGGAAGACTTGACAAAAATCAGGAAGATGATGTCTTGAGGCGTGTTATCAAGAGCACCGGGGCGAAAAAGATCGAAGGCGTTAGAGACAAAAACCTGCTAAGTGTTTCAGCTTATTCTCCCTTCATAAAGGAGTCGGTAAAAGTGAAGGGAAAGGATGTAAACTTAAATCTTGCCATCAGGTATAACTCATATGAGAGTAAAACGTACATATGGCTTGCAGCACCGGTTATAACTACGGAGTATTAG
- a CDS encoding S-layer homology domain-containing protein gives MKVFKKLLAIILTLSIFLSMMPGVGSVVHAAGPGIVNVYVDNYDRETGILTIRWDGISGAQNVRVEYKAPDGTDRTESADNITTNTLTFSTKLANDFIYAMDIKIYKSADPLTLAAQGFLCFLPGITFRAVAVDGNRDYEDIDKIGREIGIKPALKLTWSVPSVYNGSNFVPADTDDALSVIVSKIKTMYGKNISENALKSYIISVDRNDLGNNLTALSDIEIKQESINSYKANTAKNKNLTAKVEYNTTSHELTLYLVGGKDGSVVLPATDAEKDSEWDTKWKNLLPAEMADANIKDSVLFDPDILPGTVYSMGVMPIFKDGQNLDVISVGDPEDDQQSPLTDVPYIYTAMRFKLTKDEWGNLNVIIYKVNGGSTNLPNLIYEIQSGKSSPGLGGDLPLIESIDDIYYPTGITVFSSIRDIEPSNTDNYKVVAKSQAGERIASWNMPFRLADYISGPHMPNDVKIEPDRNEVSIEVVNPQTGDTFIEKTTDITISWKKPANWANEIEPNTDPDKDVYYHVLLSTNQTDLGEKKSLEANGVNYGDFDVKYRRVLYFSSKAAVQDPQDSSRLMYTIKGDELFKYVKFTGTYDAEGKPVFQYGDIDNAEGYPEFLLPNKVYYLQMFTTTGEHADNPGENHKSGYSAIKSFATSVGAQQIVPVPYNFNYTLNDIDRNTKRNYIEFVIAENDVDKESFIANRGASSNPTVNVYYELYMAKPQGSTHASETLDFELIDTLPGTGEKSAPVIHVSVGRTGTPVLKANTTYYFKVVTKLVLDEGKSTEKVIRSESSMIRPVTTIKSIVIDTPDTSNQKPLAPLDFTDKDDNGESTVNGPSVTLSWTRQKDDEIGKDDIKYTIVVTSTRLSGMDELPVGDYIHDTFMATIGNKLKLLDPGAAPMEDSDIKFEFDEGKNKYRLVIKNWLDPNRLYFFSIRAVKGGKTSDWVCIPVTTPLIPEPTNMEAIKDYQLGFYWRDTTPYVMPEDYVIKIKKTSDSNYEEVPRSRSLITKDGSTFYARVYNLAPNTSYDIKVYRGNTQMTIYPEASSMTTRDSYHQVAVSWKGLPYGYKYELAIRAADESEYTILTDDDLVFYTNSDGKSYPYYIEEHQDTAGNEYAYCYAVIKSVRVTTSLGIVQHQPLKSNMKYYIRVRAVKVSAEGTVYYSKYAGPVEIRTEFSQDDYDDTEQDEEKKDKFLDKISKLEEKLYWRMYMSNSSITKLLVKSERMVDAVINDGNPAFVLDISDIDENMDIDVIYMPLEVIEAAGKEIKNFSIKTDSGEFIFRPGTLDTERDELFKTVRTSSGVKDLFLKITFSRGKLPDSSLPQGKRVSDVSELKLQVLGTSLTDENLKNMIHDRLYNEKTGLVKEKLDILMNSNGSSNMTPKQLDQYLDLLVEDVERELSEYIGGIVEGGRYTSGMVVRTESLTEFNVPMLVKLYHGKEQGLINPYAYYSDAKSWRKLSADVDQSYGSVSFNAGKTGQYVLLTQNNSMKDVPDDYWAKDSIIRFTSKYDLTGVFAGIEKSFSPELSVSVKEMVLLYDRITGNTGESSGTNIKKRAQILGLDKLLNLSNAVRDISREETASVLAKLYCMKTGVDLSSIKPGRTVFIADDAEISNSKYNSVIVCIDLGILELDENVRFKPKGSMTRAEMITALVRLLELTEDMAGK, from the coding sequence ATGAAGGTATTTAAAAAATTGCTTGCTATTATTTTAACATTGAGCATATTTCTGAGTATGATGCCGGGTGTCGGAAGCGTGGTTCATGCGGCAGGGCCAGGCATTGTTAATGTATATGTGGACAACTATGACCGGGAAACCGGAATTTTGACGATCCGGTGGGACGGTATTTCTGGGGCTCAGAATGTACGGGTGGAGTATAAGGCTCCGGATGGTACTGACCGGACAGAAAGTGCTGATAATATAACCACCAATACCCTTACTTTTAGTACAAAACTGGCAAATGATTTCATATATGCCATGGATATAAAAATATACAAGTCAGCAGATCCATTAACCCTTGCTGCCCAGGGTTTTTTGTGTTTTCTTCCCGGCATCACCTTCAGAGCTGTTGCAGTGGATGGAAACAGGGACTATGAAGACATCGACAAAATAGGAAGAGAAATAGGTATAAAACCGGCGCTCAAGCTTACCTGGTCCGTTCCTTCGGTATATAATGGCAGCAATTTCGTTCCGGCGGATACCGATGATGCGCTTTCAGTAATAGTAAGCAAAATAAAAACCATGTACGGAAAGAATATAAGCGAGAATGCACTTAAAAGTTATATCATAAGTGTGGACCGGAATGATCTGGGAAACAACCTTACTGCCCTTTCTGACATAGAAATAAAACAAGAGAGCATAAACTCGTATAAAGCCAATACTGCCAAAAACAAAAACTTGACTGCGAAGGTTGAATATAATACGACCTCCCATGAACTGACCTTGTATCTTGTGGGAGGGAAGGACGGGTCAGTGGTACTCCCGGCCACAGATGCAGAAAAGGATAGCGAATGGGATACAAAGTGGAAAAACTTGCTGCCGGCAGAAATGGCGGATGCCAATATTAAGGATTCGGTGCTGTTCGATCCCGATATACTGCCTGGTACGGTATACAGCATGGGGGTAATGCCCATATTTAAAGACGGGCAGAATCTGGATGTCATTTCGGTGGGTGATCCTGAAGACGACCAGCAGAGCCCTCTTACCGACGTACCTTATATTTATACCGCTATGAGATTTAAACTCACAAAGGATGAGTGGGGAAACCTCAATGTCATCATTTACAAGGTAAATGGCGGCAGCACTAATCTTCCCAACCTTATTTATGAAATTCAGTCGGGTAAGTCTTCTCCTGGTCTGGGAGGGGATCTTCCTCTTATCGAAAGCATAGATGATATCTATTATCCCACCGGTATAACCGTGTTCAGCTCCATCCGGGATATTGAACCGTCGAATACAGATAACTACAAAGTAGTGGCCAAGTCCCAGGCAGGGGAAAGGATAGCTTCCTGGAACATGCCTTTCAGACTGGCGGACTATATAAGCGGGCCGCATATGCCCAACGATGTTAAGATAGAACCGGACAGGAATGAGGTTTCAATAGAGGTGGTGAATCCTCAAACGGGTGATACTTTCATAGAAAAAACCACGGATATTACAATTTCGTGGAAAAAGCCTGCCAATTGGGCTAATGAAATAGAACCCAACACCGATCCCGATAAGGATGTTTACTATCATGTGCTTCTCAGCACGAACCAGACCGACCTGGGCGAAAAGAAAAGCCTGGAGGCCAATGGAGTAAATTATGGTGATTTCGATGTGAAATACAGGCGGGTGCTTTACTTCAGTTCCAAGGCCGCGGTACAGGATCCGCAGGACTCAAGCCGCCTCATGTATACCATCAAAGGAGACGAGCTGTTTAAATATGTCAAATTCACCGGTACATATGATGCAGAGGGGAAGCCTGTATTCCAATACGGAGACATCGACAATGCCGAAGGGTATCCGGAATTTTTGCTTCCCAACAAGGTTTATTACCTTCAGATGTTCACGACAACCGGAGAGCATGCCGACAACCCCGGTGAAAACCATAAGTCCGGCTACTCGGCTATAAAATCTTTCGCCACAAGCGTGGGAGCCCAGCAGATAGTGCCTGTGCCTTACAATTTCAACTACACTTTGAACGATATAGACAGGAATACAAAGAGGAACTACATAGAGTTTGTCATTGCAGAAAATGACGTGGATAAGGAATCGTTTATAGCCAACCGCGGTGCTTCCAGCAACCCGACGGTTAATGTTTACTATGAACTATACATGGCAAAGCCCCAGGGTTCAACCCATGCATCCGAAACTTTGGATTTTGAGCTTATCGATACCCTGCCGGGCACCGGAGAGAAAAGCGCACCTGTCATCCATGTTTCTGTAGGAAGGACGGGAACACCGGTGCTTAAAGCCAACACTACATATTATTTCAAGGTAGTTACTAAGCTGGTTTTGGATGAAGGAAAAAGCACGGAGAAGGTTATAAGGTCGGAGTCATCAATGATCCGCCCGGTAACCACAATCAAGTCCATAGTTATAGATACTCCGGATACCTCAAATCAAAAACCACTGGCGCCGCTGGATTTTACCGATAAGGATGACAACGGCGAATCTACGGTAAACGGACCGAGCGTTACATTGAGCTGGACGAGGCAGAAGGATGACGAAATAGGCAAGGATGACATAAAATACACTATCGTTGTCACATCAACCAGGTTATCGGGGATGGATGAGCTTCCTGTAGGAGACTATATTCATGACACTTTTATGGCAACCATTGGAAACAAGCTGAAACTGTTGGACCCCGGAGCGGCTCCCATGGAAGACAGCGATATCAAGTTTGAGTTTGATGAGGGTAAAAACAAGTACAGGCTTGTTATTAAAAACTGGCTGGATCCCAACAGGCTTTACTTTTTCAGCATTCGGGCCGTTAAGGGAGGAAAGACCAGCGACTGGGTTTGCATACCGGTCACTACACCGCTTATCCCGGAACCAACCAATATGGAAGCCATAAAGGATTACCAGCTGGGATTCTACTGGAGGGATACAACTCCCTATGTGATGCCTGAGGATTATGTGATCAAAATTAAGAAGACCTCGGACTCCAATTATGAGGAAGTTCCAAGGTCCAGATCATTGATTACAAAGGATGGCAGCACTTTTTATGCAAGAGTTTACAATCTGGCTCCCAATACATCCTATGATATAAAGGTGTATAGAGGAAACACGCAGATGACAATATACCCGGAAGCAAGCTCAATGACCACAAGGGACAGCTACCACCAGGTGGCGGTCAGTTGGAAGGGGCTTCCGTATGGTTATAAATATGAACTGGCGATAAGAGCTGCGGATGAATCCGAATATACCATATTGACGGATGACGATCTGGTATTTTATACAAACAGCGATGGAAAGAGCTATCCTTATTACATTGAGGAGCATCAGGATACCGCAGGAAATGAGTATGCTTACTGTTATGCGGTGATCAAGTCCGTCAGGGTGACTACGTCCTTGGGAATAGTGCAGCATCAGCCGCTTAAATCCAATATGAAGTATTATATCAGGGTGAGGGCGGTAAAAGTAAGTGCCGAAGGGACCGTATATTATTCAAAATATGCCGGACCGGTGGAAATAAGGACGGAGTTTTCCCAGGATGATTATGACGACACGGAGCAGGATGAGGAAAAGAAAGACAAATTCCTTGATAAGATTTCCAAGCTTGAGGAGAAGCTGTATTGGAGAATGTATATGAGCAACAGCAGCATAACCAAATTGCTTGTAAAAAGTGAAAGAATGGTTGATGCTGTAATCAATGACGGCAATCCTGCTTTTGTGCTGGATATTTCCGATATAGATGAAAACATGGATATTGATGTGATATACATGCCTCTTGAGGTTATAGAAGCTGCCGGTAAAGAGATTAAGAATTTTTCCATTAAAACCGACAGCGGAGAGTTTATATTCAGGCCCGGGACGTTGGATACCGAAAGAGATGAATTATTTAAAACTGTAAGGACTTCCTCCGGGGTGAAGGATTTGTTCCTCAAGATAACTTTCTCAAGGGGTAAGCTGCCTGATTCCAGCCTGCCTCAAGGGAAAAGGGTATCGGATGTGAGTGAGCTTAAATTGCAGGTACTGGGTACTTCACTTACCGATGAAAACTTGAAGAATATGATCCATGACAGGCTATACAATGAAAAAACAGGGCTGGTCAAAGAAAAGTTGGATATACTGATGAATTCCAACGGGAGCAGTAATATGACACCCAAGCAGTTGGATCAGTACCTGGATTTACTGGTGGAAGACGTGGAAAGGGAGCTGTCGGAATATATAGGAGGAATCGTCGAAGGCGGCAGGTACACATCGGGAATGGTAGTGAGGACGGAGTCTTTGACGGAATTCAATGTTCCCATGTTGGTAAAGCTATACCACGGGAAGGAGCAGGGACTCATAAATCCTTATGCTTATTACAGCGATGCGAAGTCATGGAGGAAATTATCTGCGGATGTAGACCAATCCTATGGTTCCGTAAGCTTTAATGCCGGAAAGACAGGGCAGTATGTCCTCTTAACACAGAATAATTCCATGAAGGACGTACCGGACGACTACTGGGCCAAAGACAGCATAATCAGGTTTACGTCCAAGTATGATCTGACCGGTGTATTTGCCGGCATTGAAAAATCCTTCAGTCCCGAACTCAGTGTTTCGGTTAAGGAGATGGTGCTCTTATACGACAGGATCACCGGCAATACAGGGGAGAGCAGCGGCACAAACATTAAAAAGAGGGCTCAGATTCTGGGCCTGGACAAGCTTTTAAACCTGTCGAATGCCGTACGGGACATCTCCAGGGAGGAGACGGCGTCAGTGCTGGCGAAGCTGTATTGTATGAAAACAGGTGTTGACTTAAGCAGCATAAAGCCCGGAAGGACAGTGTTTATTGCTGATGATGCCGAGATCTCGAATTCAAAATACAACTCGGTTATCGTATGTATAGATCTCGGTATATTGGAGTTGGATGAGAATGTCAGATTTAAACCGAAGGGAAGCATGACCAGGGCAGAAATGATCACCGCCTTGGTAAGGCTTCTGGAGCTTACGGAGGATATGGCTGGTAAATAG